The genomic stretch ctggttagcaaatagccagttcacaaacaaacttaaataacaagttaaacacttgatacaaagctactactctgtaagcagtatttattgataatatttcctcaagtgctcgccattcaaATAGTTCCTGAccagctctccatttaatcgagcaagtttgtaagtgccgggtggcaagacttgctcaatttgatacgatccctcccagtttggtcctaataCTCCAGCCGccgggtctctgatgaacaccttcctgaggaccaaatctccgacctggaactttcgatctctgactttggaattaaaatagcaagccaccttttgctgatgagtagcaactctcaagcttgctttttctcgtctctcctcaaagaaatctaaagattcagctagcaactggtgattctcctcctggtcgtacatggtccttcgatgagatggtgggtctacttccacaggtaacatggcctcatacccatatacCAAGGCAaagggggtatgaccagttgctgtccgggcagtagtcctgtatgaccaaaggacttctggtaattcttctgcccatgcacccttagctcgctctagaCGTTTTTTTAAAGTATCTTTCAAAGTtttatttacggcttcaacttgcccattggcttgtggatgggctaccaaggagaaacttttcgtgatgccatgccgagtgcagaaatcggtaaatatgtcactgtcgaactgagtgccgttgtcagatactatcttcctgggcagaccatagcgacatattatattcttaaccacaaagtctaacactttcttcgaggtgatcgtggctagtggttcggcttcggtccacttggtgaaataatccacaacaaCCGCTACAAATTGTACTCCTCCTTTCCTTTTGGGtagtttcccgatcagatcaatgccccatactacaaaaggccatgggctctgcatttgcttcaagacattcggaggcgccctaggtactttagaaaatctctggcatttatcacacttctttacgtattccatggaatcttcattcattgtaggccagaaaaatccttgccacaaaatctttttagatagactctgccccctagcatgatctccacagaacccctcgtgcacttcagctaataagttttttgactagtcgggtgttatgcacctgagtagaggcaaagagtaccctcttctatatagcaccccatccatcataatgtacctagcagcttgcctcataatcttctttgcttcattacgatcatctgggaggattccttgctcaaggtaagcaatgatgggtgtcatccaagtgtcaactattgtgatgggcatggcttcttgttcattaatgctcagctctgccaagtattccaccggtactatattcagtgtttcagcatcttttgcactagctagttttgctagagcatttgcgttagagttctgctcccgtggtaccaacttaatagtatactcctcgaattgtgctagcagatccttggtcttattcaagtacgccatcatgcgtaggcctctttcttgatattcccctaagacttggtagaccaccaattgggaattaCTGTTCACTTCAATCGaccgggcacgaacatctctagccaagcgcaagcctgctaggagggcttcatactccgcctcattattagaagcgttgaatccgaatcttaatgcgcaatgaattcggtgcttctccggcgtgaccaatataattcctgctcccgaatgatgttcgtttgacgacccatcaacaaaaagttgccaagcaggTAAATCCTCTCTTTGCCCAGTTACatgctcttgctggtcgggaatatcagcgatcccagtacattcagcaatgaaatctgccaaagcctgaCCCTTGATAGCAGATCTTGGTTGatacttgatttcgaattggcccaattcaaccgcccatttaagtagccgaccagatgactccggcttctgcaagacttgacgtaggggctggtcggtaaggactttaatggggtgtgcctggaagtacgatCGCAACTTGCaggatgcaagtaccaagcaataggccaacttctcgatcatgggatatTGGGATTCTggtcctatcaatcgcttgctaacgtagtacaccggatgctgcactttatcttcttctcgtactagagcggcactaacagcgtgttctgtgactgctaggtaaataaataggtcttccccatcaactggcttcgaaagaataggaggttgagccaagtgttcctttatggcttggaaagcctgctcgcattctaccgcccattcaaacttcttgcttcctctaagcagattaaaaaatgggacacacttgttcgTCGATTTAGAGATGAACTTGCTTAGAGCAACAATCCGCctagtcaagctttgcacatccttaattctggccaaagacttcatttctgcgagcgcccttatcttttctggatttgcctctattcctcgggagttcacaatacaCCCAAGAAATTTTTcagaacttactccaaatgagcatttgagggggtttaacttcatgctgtactttctcagtactgcaaagcattcctccaagtctcgtacatgtccttcagcttcctttgactttaccagcatatcgtctacgtacacctccatgttcttgccgattaagtcacggaacataccattcaccaaacgctggtaggtggctcccgcgttcttcaatccaaatggcatgaccttataacaatacaaccctATGTCTGTTCAGAAACTGATATGCTCTTCatcgggaggatgcatactaatctggttatatcccgagtaagcatccatgaaggataatgcttcatgaccagaggtcgcatccaccaactggtctattcttggcaaaggaaaacagtcctttggacatgctttgttcaggtcggtaaaatccacacaagtcctccattttccattggacttgggcactaacactgggtttgaaacccaggcagggtaatatgcttcccttataaacccgttttcctttagccgttccacctcctccttgagagcctctGCTCGATCTTTTtcaagcaatcttctcttctgctgcactgttggaaagctttcatccacgttgagcacgtggctgatcacagttggtgagatacccaccatatccttgtgagaccaagcgaagacatcttgattccttcgcaaaaattctatcagctgtgctcttACTTTtgacttcaacttttttccaaccttgaccccTTTGGTCggatcattctcatctattgaaacctcctctaactcctcaaacggtcccacctcactttcataatccccaaagcgaggatcaaagtcccttccctcgctttgggcaacaccctatttggtgacttcatcaccggatggggcttgttgttcccttaaaccaagagtgctttcttggccaaactcttctaacatttctTCCTGATCGGCTACGACTGTGAAactttggtcgacatccatctcatcTACCTACTCTCTCtcggcacatacaatcatgttgttttctttgGCCCCCTTTCTTGCTTTAGCTACCAaggcattataacattccctagcctctctctggtctcctcagacgcagcctatgcctgcactggtcgggaacttcatagaaaggtgccatatagagactgtcgcatgcaaggttgtgagtagtggtcgaccaataaccacattataggcggacgagcagtcgactatcaaaaactctgtcatcactgtctcatgcttgggagcatcccccgttgtgactggtaacttgatcgttccagctggtgacaaCCTTTCTCtagtaaatccataaatgacttgagagcatggattcaagtcattgatagatagcttcatcatttcaaaggatgatttgtagataatgttcacagaactccccgtgtcgaccaagcatctcttcaccttcataatcgctatttggactgtcacgatgagagggtcattatgaggatatctcacgtgtcgaacatcatcttcagtgaaagtgagggactcactttcgtatcgtGGGTTCTTCGGAGGCCGCTCCTCTACAGCCATGACTTTCAAGgttgatgctgcatccaactcatgccGAAGGgttcgagcatacctctcccttgccttgttgctttccccagccagatgtggacctccgcatatggtgtctagagtgaagtccacaTGCTCgagttgcaaaggtggggatcgttgccgcttgaacccaggattgttgttacttccctctccttgggtattttctgctcgatactttttcaatttccccgaccggaggagaaactctttcTCGTCCTTGAGAgattgcattcattcgtatcgtgaccatagtctccatggaaacgacaaaacttgttcaaatctctcttactcatctccttcttgatgggtgggggtttccagtaggggacctcctgatgacttgcgagatatatctccgctcggctcgccgaaagagtggtgtaattggtgaaccgaggttcatacttagttggcttgtcgtttgatcccgacttagccttcttttcattgtggcggccagacccattattcccacgtttcttaccaccactttgatcatttccaccattcttgggaggatcagtcgatccgctcggattgttcaatcccttctctcccttctcaatcgcatcatccaatttcatatacttgtccgcctggtcaagaaattgttgtaacgttgaaattgggttgcgatgaatactatcccacaaaggactccgatagattatgcctgaagaaattgccaccatcttcccctcatctccaactgtagtagctcggttagcttctctcgtgaaactttgtatgtagttcttgagagattcgtccttcccttgtttaatatccgccaagtgattggcgtaaactggaggggttcgagcagcactgaactgcctgcaaaactctttcctgaaactttcccaagaagtgatggaatttggcttaaatttccaataccactcctgggcaatgtcggacaatgtagtggggaagactttgcaccgatagtcatcactcactccgagcagctccatctggtcTTCGAATTTTcccacatgccttatcggatctgccttttctatataaactggcagtaccggtgctttgtacttcgctagtggctgggctgctctaattcgagcacagaacgggatgccactcctgtggtctactggatcgattgcAGGAGGTCGTTTTGATAGACCCTGAACTGCTActgtcagagcatcaagctgggcttggatgcctggggccactgcttgggactcattctcgggaccgcctggtcgggcgctcctatccggcacaccatcatcaagtatttctacttgactggcaggtcGGTTCggatcttgcccttcgaccgggacggtccttctcctatcagcaatgacgtctcttagatccttctAAGAGGTATGCCTCTCTAACCGATCGAACACCATACTCCGAGTTTTTTTTGGAAGGCTTGCCATGcgggacatgctccttgccactgcgctgctgGTTGGGATACAGTGGTGGCTTTCCTGTCTGCGCTGGGTGGTCCTTTCCTCCTCGCtggttgttatcattcttctccttcgactggtcagtgtgatgactatcagcttcatcacgaccatgcccgtctttgaagtgtgaagtttctttacctcgaggagcccTATTTTGCTCatgctcaggtggagttttcttactgcctgatTTGTGACTTCCggatctggaagtctctgatcggtggctccttgagggggttctggagttccccctctgggttgaggcagtgcctgattggaccccatcttcttcccgaccaggtgggttactaccactcctGTTTGGCCCTCGATTGGGTCTATTAGTGTTTTTGTGactagcttctgtggtccttgctcctggagtggctgctcctcatgctgcagcttgggcattggcctgggccagctgtgtagctgcctccagagcgagtgcagccttgcgatgtcgcctatcggcctcctcctgctgtcgccggatctcctcactcctagcatccatctcccatctttgctgctcaaatgcagccttctgcctagccatttcttcagcgaacgcctcctgtctggcgttgaattgtgccatttcctcctggaaagcccccatggcttcctggagttgttcaacctctggagtcacgtcctcgagcatgactctaggctcagtcttatggtcttgaggaccaggaccttctgatctagcagacTCTTTAGAGGAACCtagcttcttggaggccgcattggtgttcttaggcgccataatgctacatggatcgtctgtctttctcttcagtctctcaatgaaagcatcacaatgttgaccgcgtttttggccaacgacgtgtagacgtcaaaacgacaaaaaccttcaagagaaatatacgacacagacaatttttatagtggttcagccccaatgtgttggtaatagcctaatccacttagagttatgattatagatctacactcaggatcagatgaacctgagtcaattgagtttcttcagtgcagattacaagaatacaagagttctctcaagatacaattactctctctCTCGAAAATTAGAATTTGGAACCCCTTTTATggtgccatgagccttgtatttataggctcatgatcGTACATATGATGTCCCCCATaattgggatattttattattctcactatattttattaacaataatattcaaaatacaacaatacactatatttatgggataatctgagagattcccgcgcaggtaagACCGATTCTCgttgaagccatttctgggatcttttgcgtagccctgctctatctagtcgatccatatcacactcaggaggaaaactgaagggccaaaattccccactggtcggacaaacaccttATTGGGCGGacatgcacctgactggtcggacatgcacctgtctgggcagacatgcacctgactggtcggacatgcatgtgactggtcggccaaggtcatgactggtcggccaaggtcatgcctgggcggacaagcatgtgactggtcggccaaggtcatgacacttgactggccagtcaaaaatcttcactggtctaccgggtcactcctaagccagattacccaaccattccttgccatttgtcacttctattgccacgtcatcgttttttcaaattttggggataacagtcgGTTTGGACGATTTTTTCTTATTCCGAGATTCAGAATTCGGTTTTTGGTCTGGATTGGTGCGATCCAAAAATCGACCGACCAACGTATCACAtgaaaaaaattgacttttttgGACCACAGTTTGGCCGGTTAAACCAACCAAaccgattattattttaataatttttgagaaaattaagttgaaaaaaaataaaaatgtggattgttggaatccatttttgagccttttttttaatataaaaataattcatttaacttGTTAACTTGAAtattgaaaacataaatacatagtaTTAGTTACATCCACAAATTTGAAAGTTTAAAACATAATTCAAAGTCcataagcataacataacctCAAATCACAACACATTATCAAAAGTCCAAAGTCTATTGTCCAATCCAAGACAACACATACTTAAAACCAAAGTATACAACCACAAATCAATCACAACACATAGTGAAAGTTCAAAGTCCAAAGTCTAATACAACACATGGTTAAAACTTAAAACTAAAAGTCTACAACCACAAATCACTACACATAGTTAAATTCCAAAGTCCAAAGTCCATAGTCCAATACAACACAAATTAAAAATTATACATCATATATACTAGTgcaccaaaataaataaaaaaatcagcAAGATAATATATTCCTAATATCAATTACAGTTATTATTGATGATCTACGGGTGAGTTAGTCCTTCTTAACTCAAATTCCAACACAAAATCCATTCCATTTCAAGTGTTCAACAAACATAAAGATCAGCAAGCACTTTCTTCCAAATAGAGAACCAAAGCAAACTCAAAATTCTCTTGAAATGAACATCATATTATTAGATATTACTAATAGCTACTATATATCACTTCACAAAACATAATATATAAGTCATAAGCCAAACTAAAAAAAtcatgaagaacaaaaaaaaaaagaaaagagaaatagaAGGAGGATGTACCTGGTGTCGCAGAGAACTGCAGTGGTGTCGCCGAGTGCCGTAGAGCTTCATAGTGGTGTCGTCGATGCCGAGTGTCGCAGTGGTGCCGTCGAGTGCCTCCGACTGCGAGGTTGAGAGTAGAGAGGGAGAGTGATTGGGCAATATCTGTGAGTTGAGAGAGAGATAGATATGTGAGACTGAGAGAGGGTTGTCGCCGCCAACCGTGCGTGAGCCATGAGGTTGAGAGAGACGAGAGTTGAACTTGAGAGGGAAAATGActgaataaagaaaagaaaggaaaaaagaaatGGTAGGGCTAGGGTGTTTGGATCGTGAACCGTGAGTGGTTTTTtttgttatataaaaaaaatattaatatattttaaatattatatatatgtatagatattatcaaattttatacTTGGTCGGTTTCAGGTTTTTTGGTCGGTTTACGTACTGATTTCAAACCGACCGAATTAGTGTTGGTTTGCACCGTGGCTGTTTTAGTGGTTTTGGGTTTCATCAATTCTGGTTTTTTCAGCGTTCGGTGGGTCGGTTTCAgcaatttatttgattttctagATTTTTGTACAACCCTAGTTGTTAGAACTATACAAATATGCAATTGAAGATAGACCATTAAAAAAAGTGTGCACCTCTTTTAACGAAAACATATATAAGTCCACACACTTTTCAGTAGATGGTATAAGCCCAAATAATGATACTCTTTATATGAAACTACATATaccataataatattaatatatataggaATATTTATGTAACAATTGTATTATTTGTAATATAGCTATCATTTACTCTATTGATGAGGATGCAAATaaagaaattgaaaaaaataacaaGATATCTTTCATGGACTTCATTCCATACAAgggtataatatatattattgatatataataaattttatttaaaaaaatggaTGATTGTCGAAGCGCAAAATGTCATGAGTTTTCTCATTTTATGAAaatattgataattatttaagATATAAATTTTTAACccctaataaaataaaaacctgaatttttttataaaataaactgaaaacaataattaaaaaaatatataatttcaattATTATAACACTATAAAAATAAGTGATTTTGCCAAGCACCCCTTATATATTCATGATAAGCACGACATCACTTGTTtgaaaattaccaatttacccatTACAAAAACTACGTATTTATGTATTTATACTTTTCTTTAAGCACAAGTTAAAAAGGaaagaaactttttttttttccagattcgTATAAATTCAAAAACAAACGAGATCTTGCCTCAGAAATCTCTCCCATtgcacctctctctctctctctctctctaccaaCACTCTCTTTGTGACTCAGCCATGGCCGCGCTGCAATACCTAGAGTCTCTGCGCAGCACACATCCAGAGCTGGGTGATTGGTACAATTCGCTTGCAGATCTGTACCAGAAGAAGCTCTGGCACCAACTCACTCTCAAGCTCGAGGAGTTCGTAGCCCTTGCTGTCTTCCAGGTCTGTTTCCCATACCATTTGTACTCCTTAGATGCTAAACTATATTTAGAAATGGTAGAACAACTGTTCAAGTAGGGTTCTTTGTGATGTGATGAAGATTAGGGTTTGTGAATCTTGGAAATGTTGTGGCCCTTTGTTTGCTGGGAATTTAATTGCGAAATTGGGGTTTCTGTAGGGGACAGGGGAGGGGAGGAATTGAGACTTTAGATGGAAAGCTAGGGTTTTTGAATATTCTGTAGTATGACATATAGGTGAAAAGACTTTCTTCAAAATGTTTTTTACATGGGATGGTGCTTTTCACTGGAAAAGGGggtaaaaaagaaaaaggaaggaagcTGAAAATTTGATAAGTGGGCAATAATTTGCTTGGTCTGTGGACAGGTTGGAGGTCTTAGAAGACATGTGGTGTAACTATATTATGTGAAACTTTAATAGTTTtaaattatattgataaggttGTGAGTTGTGGCTGCTTATTTGCACTTGCCAGCGTAACTTGCTACTTACTTGTGGCTACAGGCATTATTGATCTTGGATTTGATGCACTTGTGTATTTTTGGTTGATGGATATTGGGCCTCAAATGAGTTGAGTTGGTCAATTTCCACTGTGGAGTCAATATCTCTAGAATGTGGGCTATCTTTTGTTTGTCACAGTTAAGACTTTGTAATTATAAGAATTGCATGAAGACTTTTTCCTTTTATGATAAGAGCGTCTTGGACCTCTTTGTATGACCAATTGAGTTTTATCTACATGTTTTATGTTCCCATATAATGGCATAATTTATTTACTTTTTCACCATCTCTTAGCCATGCAACATTGAGAGGTGTTATTTGCTATCTTTTAATTTGCTTGTTTATTAAAATGGGATGGAGTCTAGTAACTATGTAGAGTTGGACTATTAGAAATACATGCATCTTAGTGCAGTAAGCCAGAGGTTGAATCTAATTTAGTTGGAACTTTTGATTTCGATTGTTCTAGAAAATGCTAACGGCAGTATAGTTTCTTCTCTCAAATTTTCATTCCTTTGAAGAGTGTTATCATGCAATAAATAACAATTTATATATGCGCaggctttgattggatttttctCAATCTTCATCTCAAGTCCAGTATGGGAATGTGACATCAGTGTTAGTTTGAAATCCAGGGCTGTTGTTAATATAGTTGCAATATATGGTTTGCTTGTCATGTATGCCTCCTGGGTTCCCTGCCCTCAGAAAACCTTTATGAGAAAAGTCAGTGCATGACTATACCTTTGGAATCTAGTATTTACGTGCCTGCCAATATAATGTTGACATTAGTACATCTTCTACTGACTTCACTTTTTCCCTAATAATAGTGTTATTACTGCAAGCTAGTAATACATTATGCTCTATGTAAATTTCATTCATATTATAGGCAAGTAAATACTCTAACTTGTTTCAATGAATTGCCTAGTGTTTCAACAACAATTCTCTGGTTGTTATTTAGGCTTGCTTTCTCATTAACAAAATATTCGAACTTTTGGATTGGAATTTGTATCTATTGCATGAATTATCTCTTGTTGCTTATACAAATTGTGTTTGTTCTCCTCTTATCCTTGCGTACATTTAAATCTTTGCTTTCACTTTTCTATCCCTGACACTTTCTTTTATTCTTGAGTGCAGGCTGGAGATGCTCTGATACAATTGTATCATAATTTCATCACCGACTTTGAGACCAAAATCAATCTTCTCAAGCTTGCACATTTTGCAGTTATTGTTTCTCGACAGTATCCTGAAAAAGAAGCGGCCATTGGGTATCTTGAAGGGGTGATAGAGAAGCTTAGAGCCACTCGGGAGCAGCGTATAGAGGAGCCAGTTCTTTACATTAAGATGCAAATTGCCATATTCAAACTTGAGCAAGATCAAAAGGAGTGCAAAATCCTTCTAGAAGATGGAAAGACTACAATTGATAGCATGACTGACATTGATCCGTCTGTGTATGCCATTTATTATTGGGTTTCTTCTCAATACCATAAATTTCGTCAAGAATTTGCTGAGTTCTACAAAAGTGCTCTTCTTTACTTAGCGTATACCTCAGTGGAATCTCTGTCAGAATCATTTAAGCTGGTAAGTGTTACTTCATGTTAAGTTAAATGTACATATAAGCATTAACATCTTTTGGAAACAATTCCTGCTTTTTGCCCTCTCAACTGACCTTCTTTTTGTCATGTTGTGTAAATCTTGAATTCTTTGTAGTCAAGATGTATTGTGTGTGAAGGTTGTTTGTTGTCATTCTCTTTAGATGCATGGTGACCATTTATTTGTGTTTATCTAATTACTTCAGTTTTTTGTTATGCCCCGACTACTTGCAAGAGAGTTAGCAAACCAATAGAACAGTACAGAAAGACAGCAGAGAGAATTGTGGCTAAAACCAGTAGAAATTGTATCTCAATTCAGCAACTAAACAGTACAACTTTCCGCATGTATTCGAGGGCCTGGGACCCTCCTATGCAATAAGCAGATTCTAGCTCAAGCATACCCCACTCACTGACCTCCCCACTACCTATATTGGCTCACTCTCTTTCTGTTACAGCAATGACCAAAAAGCCCCTGACCCAACCGAAAGACTACCTTACCCCTTATGTGTTGACCTGGCTCTCCTAGCATAAGTGAACCGTATGTCAGTCCTAACATTACCCCTCTATATCTcgaaccttgtcctcaaggttaaATGCTGGAAACTGGTGTCGAATGGAGTCAAACTTCTCCCATGTGGCTTCGAACATGGGTAGATCCTTCCATTTAATCAACACTTCGAGTTGTCTTCCTGCGCCGTCTGTGGTGTAGCGTACGTTGAGTAAGTCCTCCAGTTCCACAATCAGTTCCAAGTCAGCAGTGATGGTGGGAGGCAAGGTGGGAGATGAATGCGCTGTGCCAACAGTCGCTCTGAGCTGGGATACATGGAAAACGGGGTGGATGGTAGAAGATGCTGGCAAATCGAGGCGATAGGCAACGGGGCAGATCCTAGACAGCACCTTAAATGGCCCATAAAAGCGTGCTGCCAATTTTTCGTTCTTCCGAATCGTCAAGGATTTCTGTCTGTATGGGCGCAGCTTGACGAACACCGAGTCCCCCTCCTGAAACTCCACTGGTCGCTGAGATAAATTAGCTGCTGCCTTCATCCGCTGCTGTGCCCTCAACAAATGCATCTTCAAATCATCTAAAAAAGCGTCTCTGTCTTCCAGCAACTGTTCGACTGCCACAGCGGTAGTGGTGCCATTCTCATAGCGAAGCAAAGAAGGTGGATCACGACCATACAAAACCTTGAACGGGGTGCACCCCAAGGCTAAATGGAATGTAGTATTGTACCAATATTCAGCCCAAGACAGCCATTTCGCCCATACTCGAGGCTTCTCCGAAGTGAAACAGCGTTGATAAGTTTCAAGGCACCTGTTAACCACCTCCGTTTGGCCATCGGTCTGGGGGTGGTAGGCCGTGCTCCGCTTAAGTTCCGTACCCTGCAACCGAAACAACTCAGTCCAGAAATTGCTCAGAAAAATCCCGTCCCTGTCAGAAACTATAGAGCGGGGTATGCCATGTAACTTGACCACATAATCAACAAACTTTTCTGCAACGGTCCGAGCATTGACAGGATGTTTGAGACCAATAAAGTGGTTGTATTTACT from Humulus lupulus chromosome 5, drHumLupu1.1, whole genome shotgun sequence encodes the following:
- the LOC133777740 gene encoding 26S proteasome non-ATPase regulatory subunit 13 homolog A, with the protein product MAALQYLESLRSTHPELGDWYNSLADLYQKKLWHQLTLKLEEFVALAVFQAGDALIQLYHNFITDFETKINLLKLAHFAVIVSRQYPEKEAAIGYLEGVIEKLRATREQRIEEPVLYIKMQIAIFKLEQDQKECKILLEDGKTTIDSMTDIDPSVYAIYYWVSSQYHKFRQEFAEFYKSALLYLAYTSVESLSESFKLDLAFDLSLSALLGDNIYNFGELLAHPIIKSLLGTKVEWLYYILQAFNAGDLVRYQELCRVHNAALRAQPALVENEKKLLEKINILCLMEIIFSRSSDDRTIPLSIIADRTKLSIENVEHLLMKSLSVHLIEGIIDQVDGTVHVSWVQPRVLGIPQIKSLRDRLDNWLDKVHTALVSIEAETPDLVAS